In one window of Arachis ipaensis cultivar K30076 chromosome B06, Araip1.1, whole genome shotgun sequence DNA:
- the LOC107646151 gene encoding linoleate 13S-lipoxygenase 3-1, chloroplastic-like, whose translation MALVNEIMGSSLIERSSRWVVSSSTNSKSKPVFQFIEMRKENTRSVRLTKAAKFPAAVVSEDLVNTLSASTSATAPLHAKKEKPVQFKVRAVVTVRNKIKEDFQETVVKHVDAIADSMIGRCIFLELISTDIDPRTKGPKKSKEAVVKDWSKKSNVKAERVTYTAEFIVDSNFGDPGAITVSNKHQREFFLESITIEGFASGPLHFPCNSWVRPTTKDHPGKRVFFSNKPYLPRDTPTGLRVMREKELKNLRGDGTGVRKLSDRIYDFDTYNDLGNPDRGADLSRPTLGGSQEHPYPRRCRTGRSPTDTDMRAESRVEKPHPMYVPRDEQFEESKQNTFFIKRLKAVLHNLIPRLKASLSVNNHDFNDFSDVDGLFSEGLLIKSRLKDDQSSVLNKIPLPELVTKIQESSQGLLKFDIPKIISLDKFAWLRDDEFARQAIAGVNPVNIERLQVFPPVSKLDSRIYDIQESALKEEHILGQLNGMTVHQAIEENKLFMLDYHDIYFPFLEGINSVDGRKCYATRTLFFLTPLGTLKPIAIELSLPGSKRVVTPPVDATTNWMWQLAKAHVCANDSGAHQLVNHWLRTHACMEPFILAAHRQLSEMHPIFKLLDPHMRYTLEINGIARQALIHADGVIESCFTPGRYCMEISCAAYKNLWRFDTEGLPADLLRRGIAIPDPTQPNGLKLLIQDYPYATDGLLIWSAIENWVRTYVNHYYHGHDGQLVCNDKELQAWYSESINVGHADLSHESWWPPLNNNEDLVSILTTLIWTASAQHAALNFGQYPYGGYVPNRPPLMRKLIPEEGEAEYKNLIANPQKYFLNSLPSLLQATKYMAVVDTLSTHSPDEEYLGERQQPSIWSGDAEIVEAFYAFSAEIRDIEKEIDRRNCDPTLRNRCGAGVLPYELLAPTSQPGVTCRGVPNSVST comes from the exons ATGGCACTTGTAAACGAAATTATGGGTTCTTCATTGATAGAGCGGTCCTCACGATGGGTTGTCTCCTCCtcaacaaattcaaaatcaaaaccaGTGTTTCAGTTCATAGAAATGAGAAAGGAAAACACAAGATCTGTGAGGTTGACGAAGGCTGCAAAGTTTCCTGCAGCAGTTGTCAGCGAGGATTTGGTTAATACGCTTTCCGCCTCCACCTCCGCCACCGCCCCCTTGCACGCAAAAAAAGAGAAACCAGTGCAGTTCAAGGTTAGAGCTGTAGTGACGGTGAGAAACAAAATCAAAGAGGATTTTCAAGAGACAGTTGTCAAGCATGTTGACGCCATCGCTGATAGCATGATAGGAAGATGTATTTTCCTGGAGCTCATCAGCACTGACATTGATCCAA GAACGAAAGGTCCAAAGAAGAGCAAGGAAGCAGTGGTGAAGGACTGGTCGAAGAAATCGAATGTTAAAGCGGAGAGAGTTACTTACACTGCTGAATTCATTGTGGACTCCAATTTTGGGGATCCGGGTGCGATTACGGTGAGCAACAAACACCAGAGAGAGTTCTTCTTGGAAAGTATAACCATCGAGGGGTTCGCCTCTGGCCCACTTCATTTCCCTTGCAACTCATGGGTAAGGCCCACCACCAAGGATCATCCTGGAAAGAGGGTTTTCTTCTCTAACAAG CCATACTTACCTAGAGATACACCCACTGGGCTTAGAGTAATGAGGGAGAAGGAGCTAAAAAACCTTAGAGGAGATGGCACAGGAGTTAGAAAATTATCCGACAGAATATATGATTTTGACACCTACAATGATTTAGGAAATCCAGATAGAGGAGCTGACCTCTCCAGACCAACTCTCGGTGGATCCCAAGAACATCCATACCCGAGACGCTGTCGTACTGGCCGCTCCCCAACTGATACCG ATATGCGTGCAGAGAGTCGTGTGGAGAAACCACATCCTATGTACGTACCAAGAGACGAACAATTCGAGGAGTCTAAGCAGAACACATTCTTTATCAAGAGGCTCAAAGCAGTGCTTCATAACTTGATCCCTCGCCTTAAGGCTAGCCTTTCTGTTAATAACCATGATTTCAACGATTTCTCAGACGTTGATGGCCTTTTCAGTGAAGGCTTGCTCATTAAGTCCCGCTTGAAAGACGACCAATCTTCTGTCTTAAACAAAATCCCACTCCCAGAATTGGTCACTAAGATACAAGAATCCAGCCAGGGACTTCTTAAGTTTGACATCCCCAAGATTATTTCCC TGGACAAGTTTGCCTGGCTACGAGACGACGAATTTGCCCGCCAAGCAATAGCAGGAGTCAACCCTGTTAACATTGAGAGGCTTCAAGTTTTCCCACCCGTAAGCAAGCTTGACTCAAGAATATACGATATCCAAGAGTCTGCCCTTAAAGAAGAGCACATTTTAGGCCAACTTAATGGCATGACAGTACATCAG GCAATAGAGGAAAATAAATTGTTTATGCTAGATTACCATGATATCTACTTTCCTTTTCTGGAAGGGATCAACAGCGTTGACGGTAGAAAATGCTACGCTACGCGTACCCTATTTTTTCTGACACCCCTTGGGACTTTGAAGCCTATAGCTATAGAACTTAGCCTGCCTGGATCAAAACGAGTTGTTACCCCTCCTGTAGATGCAACTACCAACTGGATGTGGCAGCTTGCCAAGGCTCATGTTTGCGCCAATGATTCTGGCGCGCATCAACTTGTCAACCATTG GTTACGCACACATGCGTGCATGGAGCCTTTTATATTGGCTGCTCATAGGCAATTGAGTGAAATGCATCCTATTTTCAAGTTGTTGGATCCACACATGAGATACACATTGGAGATCAATGGCATAGCTAGGCAGGCCCTTATCCATGCCGATGGAGTCATCGAGTCTTGCTTCACTCCTGGACGCTACTGCATGGAGATCAGTTGTGCTGCTTACAAGAACTTGTGGCGCTTTGACACGGAGGGCCTCCCCGCCGATCTCCTCCGCAGAGGAATAGCAATACCAGACCCAACCCAACCAAATGGCCTAAAGCTATTAATACAAGACTACCCTTACGCAACGGACGGGCTTCTCATCTGGTCTGCTATAGAAAACTGGGTCCGCACTTACGTGAACCATTACTACCATGGCCACGATGGCCAGCTTGTTTGCAATGACAAAGAGCTACAAGCTTGGTACTCAGAGTCAATCAACGTGGGCCATGCTGATCTCAGCCATGAAAGCTGGTGGCCCCCACTGAACAACAACGAGGATCTCGTCTCCATCCTCACCACCCTCATCTGGACAGCATCCGCACAGCATGCAGCTCTTAACTTCGGGCAATACCCTTACGGTGGTTATGTGCCAAATCGTCCCCCGTTGATGCGAAAACTAATCCCGGAAGAGGGCGAGGCTGAATATAAGAATCTCATAGCAAACCCGCAAAAGTACTTCCTAAACTCTCTACCGAGCCTGCTGCAGGCCACAAAGTATATGGCTGTGGTGGACACACTCTCCACTCACTCCCCTGACGAGGAGTACCTGGGAGAGCGGCAGCAGCCCTCCATATGGTCGGGCGATGCGGAGATCGTGGAGGCATTCTACGCGTTCTCGGCAGAGATCAGAGACATAGAGAAGGAGATTGATAGAAGGAACTGTGATCCAACACTTAGGAACCGCTGCGGGGCTGGTGTCTTGCCTTATGAGTTGCTTGCACCTACCTCCCAACCTGGCGTTACATGTAGAGGAGTTCCTAATAGTGTCTCCACTTAA